From Zavarzinella sp., one genomic window encodes:
- a CDS encoding aminotransferase class V-fold PLP-dependent enzyme, producing the protein MHHFNLFGNWMIYLDNAATSFPKPESVYVAMDQFARKQLANPGRAGHQMALASEHALEDCRHRLNQLFHGKNPDRFIFTLNCTDALNLAFSGVLQPGDHVITTNLEHNSVSRPLRAMELAGKITLTRVLADAAGTIDPADIEKSITPKTRLVALTHASNVLGTVQPIREVGKFLREKDLLFLVDAAQTAGVLPVDLMADYIDLLAVPGHKGLMGPTGTGFLYVGDRVSIVPVRQGGTGGDSSSETQPMELPYYLEAGTPNVLGVVGLAAGIQWVTTETLEKIHRHEVELVERLWQRLDEIPGLAVFGHRTMSRRVGTISFRSEMIPATDVGAILDHNFAIAIRPGLHCAPYIHRGLDTFPDGTIRVSPGPFNTETEIDTLADALQQIFSM; encoded by the coding sequence GTGCATCACTTCAATCTGTTTGGCAATTGGATGATCTACCTCGATAACGCAGCAACAAGTTTCCCCAAGCCAGAATCAGTTTACGTGGCAATGGATCAGTTCGCCCGCAAACAACTGGCCAACCCTGGCCGTGCCGGGCACCAGATGGCATTGGCCTCCGAACATGCTCTGGAAGACTGCAGGCACCGACTGAACCAGTTGTTTCATGGCAAAAATCCGGATCGATTCATTTTCACGTTGAACTGCACCGATGCACTGAATCTGGCATTTTCAGGTGTGCTTCAACCCGGCGATCATGTAATTACCACAAATCTGGAGCATAATTCCGTCAGCCGACCCCTGCGTGCCATGGAACTTGCTGGGAAAATCACACTGACGCGTGTGCTGGCTGATGCAGCGGGAACCATTGACCCTGCAGACATTGAAAAATCAATTACCCCCAAAACCCGCCTAGTGGCTCTAACCCACGCTTCCAATGTGCTGGGTACGGTCCAGCCTATCCGCGAAGTAGGTAAGTTCTTACGTGAAAAGGACTTACTGTTTCTGGTCGATGCCGCACAGACTGCCGGAGTGCTGCCTGTTGATCTCATGGCAGACTATATTGATCTGTTAGCTGTCCCGGGCCATAAAGGATTAATGGGTCCTACCGGGACCGGTTTTCTCTACGTGGGTGATCGGGTATCGATTGTACCTGTTCGTCAGGGGGGCACCGGGGGTGATTCCAGTAGCGAAACCCAGCCCATGGAATTGCCGTATTACCTTGAAGCGGGCACGCCTAATGTTTTAGGTGTCGTTGGACTTGCTGCGGGCATTCAATGGGTCACAACAGAAACATTAGAAAAAATTCATCGACATGAAGTGGAATTGGTCGAACGATTATGGCAACGACTGGATGAAATACCTGGACTTGCAGTATTTGGTCATCGCACCATGAGCAGGCGAGTAGGCACCATCAGCTTTCGATCGGAAATGATTCCCGCTACAGATGTTGGGGCGATTCTGGACCATAATTTTGCGATTGCCATTCGGCCTGGTTTACATTGTGCCCCTTACATCCATCGGGGGCTGGATACGTTCCCGGATGGCACCATCCGTGTCAGTCCAGGCCCATTTAACACCGAAACCGAAATTGACACGCTGGCAGACGCATTGCAGCAGATATTCAGTATGTAA
- a CDS encoding Rrf2 family transcriptional regulator produces the protein MLSQTVEYSLRAAVFLASQAPHARTTKQIAAATKVPPAYLSKVLQALNRAGMLTSQRGISGGISLTRTPQEITILEIVNAVDPIQRIKSCPLELSAHGIRLCPLHKRLDASLEMVEKAFQQTTLAEILAEPTDSVPLCDFPILPDHGK, from the coding sequence ATGTTATCCCAAACGGTGGAATATTCTTTGCGTGCAGCGGTATTTCTTGCCAGTCAGGCACCGCACGCCAGAACGACGAAACAAATTGCTGCCGCAACGAAAGTTCCCCCCGCTTATTTGTCGAAGGTGCTGCAAGCATTGAATCGTGCGGGAATGCTTACCTCCCAACGTGGCATCAGTGGGGGGATTTCTCTGACAAGAACTCCCCAGGAAATTACTATTCTGGAAATAGTGAATGCGGTTGATCCAATCCAGCGGATCAAATCATGTCCGTTAGAATTGTCAGCCCATGGTATTCGCTTATGCCCGCTGCACAAACGACTGGATGCCTCTTTGGAAATGGTTGAAAAAGCATTTCAGCAGACCACGTTAGCGGAAATCCTGGCCGAGCCCACCGACAGTGTGCCGCTGTGTGATTTTCCGATTCTTCCTGACCACGGAAAGTAA
- a CDS encoding DUF1501 domain-containing protein: MFRKTDCEGFHRRDFLQVGSIGMLGLSLPAALRAAPARPGKSTKAKSVILVWLPGGPATIDMWDNKPEAPEGIRGEFKSISTKGDFQLAEHLPKMAAIGDKYSVVRSLHHTIPSHAPATVFMTTGNKPTASIQYPSYGSLCSKLLSTPKGVPPYVVFSQLRNGAAGLGGYLGTSYNPFTVEGGNGRGGAKSMSVRGISLPNGFTIEDLDKRDQLLSGLDKKFQELDKNADVANGLDSFHQQALDILRSDETKKAFDLTKESKSVIESYGNTPLATSALAARRLVEAGVRFVTLTTGGWDTHSNNFTNLKTKLLPPLDQTLSALIADLDQRGLLDSTIVMCAGEFGRTPKVNAKSGRDHWARSMACVIAGGGFNRGYAHGTTDASGMAPATEPVTPDDLGATIFHQLGIDPHSELNTSTGRPMQLFREGTIVNKLIS; this comes from the coding sequence ATGTTTCGCAAAACAGATTGTGAAGGTTTTCATCGGCGGGATTTTCTGCAGGTAGGCTCGATTGGCATGCTCGGCCTGAGTCTTCCTGCCGCCCTGCGTGCAGCACCTGCACGTCCGGGGAAATCTACCAAAGCCAAAAGTGTAATTCTTGTCTGGTTACCGGGTGGGCCTGCCACCATCGACATGTGGGATAACAAGCCGGAAGCTCCTGAAGGAATCCGGGGTGAGTTCAAGTCGATTTCCACCAAGGGCGACTTCCAGCTTGCAGAGCACCTGCCAAAAATGGCTGCGATTGGTGACAAATATTCTGTTGTACGGTCATTACACCACACGATTCCATCGCACGCACCTGCGACGGTCTTCATGACCACGGGTAATAAGCCGACAGCATCGATTCAGTATCCTTCTTATGGTTCGCTATGCTCCAAGTTGTTATCCACGCCGAAAGGTGTCCCACCTTACGTGGTGTTTTCCCAGCTTCGAAATGGGGCTGCTGGCTTAGGCGGCTACCTTGGTACCTCATACAACCCATTTACCGTTGAAGGTGGTAATGGGCGTGGTGGTGCCAAGTCAATGAGTGTCCGTGGTATCTCTTTGCCAAACGGCTTCACCATTGAAGATCTTGATAAACGGGATCAACTGCTCTCCGGACTGGACAAAAAGTTCCAGGAATTGGACAAAAATGCCGATGTCGCCAACGGCCTGGACTCTTTCCATCAACAGGCACTCGATATTCTGCGTTCGGATGAAACGAAAAAGGCGTTTGATCTGACGAAAGAATCGAAGAGCGTGATTGAATCTTACGGCAACACCCCACTGGCCACCAGCGCATTAGCCGCACGCCGTCTGGTGGAAGCTGGTGTGCGTTTTGTCACCCTCACAACGGGTGGCTGGGATACACACAGCAATAACTTCACCAATCTGAAAACGAAACTGCTGCCACCCTTGGATCAGACTCTATCGGCTTTGATTGCAGACCTCGATCAACGTGGGCTGCTGGATAGCACCATCGTAATGTGTGCGGGCGAATTCGGTCGTACTCCTAAGGTAAATGCCAAGTCAGGGCGAGACCACTGGGCACGTTCAATGGCCTGTGTTATCGCTGGCGGTGGCTTTAATCGTGGTTACGCTCACGGTACCACGGATGCCTCCGGTATGGCACCAGCAACTGAACCGGTGACACCCGATGACCTGGGAGCAACCATTTTCCATCAATTGGGTATCGACCCACATTCCGAATTGAATACTTCAACAGGTCGACCAATGCAATTATTCCGTGAAGGGACAATTGTAAACAAATTGATCAGCTAA
- a CDS encoding VWA domain-containing protein, which translates to MKLVQRLKWLTAMLLLAGITTSAILWGGNDRSQPGEPPAEARDALTDLRSRFASEPVLTYQSRNGETYFALQLRPQLPPVEAIPRDMVILIDASASQAGGPFEASKKIAKHLLTQAKPGDRASVWFVSTPKATRNLSREEGLIAPEKALTALGSIDKEYASGAVDLPEVLTRAAKDFELKSTRQQVLVYLGDGESALNPMNETVRLPIIKKFQSEKVAFYAVPLGPTVNGHNLHSLVTATGGLLVRPQDETTRDPFAMVKGVAERLDKATKVPVIESVKSTLSGNAAEMYPTQLPPLRADVPTLVVGRFAKDQVPAKIDLGIQGTIHGQPVKTAVELALPKTGMENYFLVSMVKQWGESGRGEAPAVLRADRTLALAYENTRIAREEFLEQAEWALGSKRADKAKMLFEAALKIDPENVRAEAGMNIIGKLDRGELTYEKLLQDAATNSGIKLNFNQLTQQPEPKDPPAGNDPSNTDAEALLKQELAKQKIREQQTAAAVEESVNRARDLLKAGDPKGAKDLLMAQRDTLRVTSDLGDNTRQKLLSRVQNLLSEVGIKGDEMIRQRAEENERIARARQAIIAADQEEAREEKIRERIASFGTLMSQARFEDAYREALQMENEFVVENRPIPVETFATYRIGQSATNYRDQRELVRLREDRFLLQMLEVEKAHMPFPDEPPVHFPPAKVWRDLTAIRKSKPVADFDADLTPRQRDQYKRNQKSLLQSVTFPLQAEAPLKQTLSTLQRVMNAKLGLNEGDEREVRIVIRQDLFVKEAMLQEDVGEKPVRISALRDVNDRVLGPLTASSVLKLICESVQASYWVTPDSIQIVPVQAAAAQKYMVYRVYPIEDLIVPVPNAFNSQQVAQQIQLLGGVTNAGNGGQVQFNGAFNGGNNGGGGGGAVAGQIAQNLGNFQGFLQFQGGFGFGGGVSAQNPLVELLNLMTSIIDPGYWDAPNLNLGAQTFDPNNPNAGAGMLGGDPMLTPMDATKANRINFLVNARAMVILGRSRNRKFEKSDLGTGEAVINLGKPNDGRQFAKNNPAANGKPVDPELAWQQLFDKNQMKPKEVIACAEILMDNKQFGHVVEVLKNSMRQGVSAEAPFQEALALALELNQGAPEEIERARLSAVDLNPTRADSYLSVAKVMHDLGNPDRAIQLCKIAATLEPNVPDPYVNSLVYAGDPKAELNSDVVDFAAGNLLGREWLADTNELHQRAKLFVEKAAARLKEQNRGAEAEKVQKLIKKQDKVRDLVIEIAWSGKADLDLQVTEPIGSTCSSTQMMTPGGGVLSCDHFEQADEERTETYSASSAFGGTYTVKVDRVWGATLGNKVRVKVVRNQGTPEERVEFHTLTLQKDRSTELHVQLPKGSRHETAKIPTPSEMARYDWKPERQEQAVKKLNALLRGNSSVTLDGGVGTSMGSMGSTQKTGSPVTDFTFYSPVGHQKYYGMEFWGKNTIRADGNVQLTVQPVFDSVTKNMKMNLEVIPGSGK; encoded by the coding sequence ATGAAATTGGTGCAACGATTGAAGTGGTTAACTGCGATGCTCTTGCTCGCAGGCATTACCACGAGCGCAATTCTGTGGGGCGGCAACGACCGCTCCCAACCTGGGGAGCCACCGGCAGAAGCCCGTGATGCACTGACTGACTTGCGAAGTCGGTTTGCCTCCGAGCCAGTGCTGACCTACCAAAGTCGCAATGGGGAAACTTATTTCGCACTACAGTTGCGACCCCAGTTACCACCGGTGGAAGCAATTCCCCGCGACATGGTGATTCTGATCGACGCCTCTGCCAGCCAGGCAGGTGGGCCGTTCGAAGCTTCCAAAAAAATCGCGAAACATCTGCTGACCCAGGCCAAACCGGGCGATCGTGCTTCGGTATGGTTTGTCAGCACACCTAAAGCCACCCGCAATCTGAGCCGAGAAGAAGGCCTGATTGCACCGGAAAAGGCACTCACCGCACTGGGCAGTATTGATAAGGAATACGCCAGTGGTGCCGTGGACCTGCCGGAAGTGCTGACTCGTGCTGCCAAAGATTTTGAGCTGAAATCGACCCGCCAACAGGTACTCGTTTACCTGGGTGATGGCGAAAGTGCTCTTAATCCCATGAATGAGACAGTTCGTTTACCAATTATTAAGAAATTCCAATCGGAAAAAGTTGCATTCTACGCGGTGCCACTTGGCCCCACCGTGAATGGCCACAACCTGCACTCTCTGGTCACCGCCACCGGTGGTCTGTTGGTGCGTCCACAGGACGAAACCACCCGCGATCCTTTCGCCATGGTCAAGGGTGTGGCAGAACGTCTGGATAAAGCAACAAAAGTACCTGTCATCGAATCGGTGAAATCCACACTCAGTGGCAATGCAGCAGAAATGTACCCCACTCAATTGCCACCTCTGCGTGCCGATGTGCCCACGCTGGTTGTGGGGCGTTTTGCGAAAGATCAGGTTCCTGCCAAAATCGATCTGGGTATTCAAGGCACCATCCACGGCCAACCTGTGAAGACTGCTGTGGAACTGGCTCTGCCGAAGACCGGCATGGAAAACTACTTCCTCGTTTCCATGGTGAAACAGTGGGGAGAGTCTGGTCGTGGGGAAGCACCCGCCGTCCTGCGTGCAGACCGCACCCTGGCCCTTGCTTACGAAAATACCCGGATTGCTCGTGAAGAGTTCCTGGAACAAGCAGAATGGGCTTTAGGTTCCAAACGTGCCGATAAAGCAAAAATGCTCTTTGAAGCCGCACTGAAAATTGATCCGGAAAATGTGCGTGCAGAAGCAGGCATGAATATCATTGGCAAGCTGGACCGTGGGGAACTGACCTACGAAAAACTGCTTCAGGACGCTGCCACCAACAGTGGTATCAAACTGAACTTCAATCAGTTGACCCAGCAACCAGAACCGAAAGATCCGCCTGCTGGCAACGACCCTTCCAATACCGATGCAGAAGCATTGCTGAAACAGGAACTTGCCAAACAGAAAATCCGCGAACAGCAAACCGCAGCCGCAGTGGAAGAATCGGTGAACCGTGCACGCGATCTGTTGAAAGCGGGTGATCCCAAAGGTGCTAAAGACCTGTTGATGGCTCAACGCGACACTCTGCGGGTGACTTCTGACCTGGGGGATAATACACGCCAGAAATTATTGTCACGCGTACAGAATCTGCTCAGCGAAGTCGGTATCAAGGGCGATGAAATGATTCGCCAGCGTGCAGAAGAAAACGAGCGGATCGCACGTGCACGTCAGGCAATTATTGCAGCAGATCAGGAAGAAGCTCGCGAAGAAAAGATTCGCGAACGGATTGCCAGCTTTGGCACACTGATGAGCCAGGCTCGGTTTGAAGATGCTTATCGTGAAGCTCTGCAGATGGAAAATGAGTTTGTGGTGGAAAACCGCCCGATTCCTGTAGAAACATTTGCCACTTACCGAATTGGTCAATCAGCCACCAACTATCGCGATCAACGCGAACTGGTGCGGTTGCGTGAAGACCGATTCCTGCTGCAGATGCTGGAAGTAGAAAAGGCCCACATGCCATTCCCTGATGAGCCCCCAGTGCACTTCCCACCTGCAAAAGTGTGGCGTGACCTGACCGCCATCCGGAAATCGAAACCAGTAGCAGACTTTGATGCCGATCTGACTCCACGTCAACGGGATCAGTACAAACGGAATCAGAAATCGCTGTTACAATCGGTTACCTTCCCACTGCAGGCTGAAGCACCGTTAAAACAAACTTTGTCCACCCTGCAGCGAGTGATGAATGCCAAACTTGGCCTGAATGAAGGTGATGAACGTGAAGTTCGGATCGTGATTCGCCAGGACCTCTTCGTCAAAGAAGCAATGCTTCAGGAAGATGTGGGTGAAAAACCTGTCCGTATCAGCGCTTTACGCGATGTGAACGACCGCGTCTTAGGCCCACTGACAGCTTCTTCAGTGTTGAAATTAATTTGTGAATCGGTTCAAGCCAGCTACTGGGTAACACCTGACTCGATTCAGATTGTTCCTGTACAAGCTGCAGCCGCCCAGAAGTACATGGTTTACCGTGTCTATCCGATTGAAGACCTGATTGTTCCTGTACCCAACGCCTTTAACTCGCAACAGGTCGCACAACAGATCCAGTTGCTGGGTGGGGTAACCAACGCCGGTAACGGTGGTCAGGTGCAGTTCAACGGTGCCTTTAACGGTGGTAACAACGGTGGTGGTGGCGGTGGTGCTGTCGCAGGACAGATCGCTCAGAACCTCGGGAACTTCCAGGGCTTCCTGCAGTTCCAGGGTGGTTTCGGTTTCGGTGGGGGTGTTTCGGCACAGAACCCACTGGTCGAATTGTTGAACCTGATGACTTCGATTATTGACCCTGGCTACTGGGATGCACCAAACTTGAACCTGGGTGCCCAGACATTCGACCCCAATAATCCCAACGCTGGTGCAGGTATGCTGGGTGGCGACCCGATGTTGACACCAATGGATGCCACCAAGGCGAACCGGATTAACTTCCTGGTGAACGCCCGCGCGATGGTGATCCTGGGCCGTTCCCGTAACCGGAAGTTCGAAAAGAGCGACCTGGGAACTGGGGAAGCGGTGATTAACCTTGGGAAACCAAACGATGGTCGCCAGTTTGCAAAGAACAACCCCGCTGCGAACGGCAAACCAGTGGATCCGGAATTGGCATGGCAGCAACTGTTCGATAAGAACCAGATGAAGCCGAAAGAAGTGATTGCCTGTGCAGAAATCCTGATGGATAACAAACAGTTCGGTCACGTGGTGGAAGTGCTGAAGAACAGCATGCGTCAAGGGGTGAGTGCGGAAGCACCATTCCAGGAAGCACTGGCTCTGGCACTGGAATTGAACCAGGGTGCACCTGAAGAAATTGAACGTGCTCGCCTTTCGGCAGTGGATTTGAACCCCACCCGGGCAGATTCTTACCTGAGTGTGGCCAAAGTGATGCACGACCTGGGCAACCCTGACCGTGCTATCCAGTTATGCAAAATTGCTGCAACACTGGAACCAAACGTGCCAGACCCCTATGTGAATTCGCTGGTCTATGCGGGTGATCCTAAGGCAGAACTCAACTCCGATGTGGTTGATTTTGCCGCCGGAAACCTGCTGGGGCGAGAATGGCTTGCTGATACCAATGAACTGCATCAGCGTGCGAAACTGTTTGTAGAAAAAGCAGCTGCACGTCTGAAAGAACAGAACCGTGGTGCGGAAGCAGAGAAAGTGCAAAAATTGATCAAGAAACAGGATAAAGTACGCGACCTGGTCATTGAAATTGCCTGGTCTGGCAAGGCTGATCTGGACCTGCAGGTAACCGAACCAATCGGCAGCACCTGCTCTTCCACACAGATGATGACGCCAGGTGGTGGTGTGTTGAGTTGTGACCACTTTGAACAGGCCGATGAAGAACGCACGGAAACCTATTCCGCTTCCAGTGCTTTTGGTGGTACTTACACTGTGAAAGTCGATCGTGTCTGGGGTGCTACTTTAGGTAACAAGGTGCGTGTGAAAGTGGTTCGCAATCAGGGAACACCTGAAGAACGAGTTGAGTTCCATACGCTGACACTACAAAAAGATCGCAGCACGGAATTGCATGTGCAACTACCCAAAGGCAGTCGTCATGAAACAGCCAAGATTCCAACCCCTTCGGAAATGGCTCGTTACGATTGGAAGCCAGAGCGTCAGGAACAAGCAGTGAAGAAACTGAACGCACTGCTGCGAGGGAACAGTTCCGTTACTCTTGATGGTGGTGTTGGTACATCGATGGGCTCGATGGGTTCTACACAAAAGACCGGTTCACCTGTAACCGACTTTACCTTCTATTCACCCGTGGGTCACCAGAAGTACTACGGGATGGAGTTCTGGGGTAAGAACACGATCCGGGCTGATGGAAACGTTCAACTGACTGTACAGCCAGTATTCGATTCGGTGACCAAGAACATGAAGATGAATCTGGAAGTAATCCCAGGGTCTGGCAAGTAA
- a CDS encoding DUF1549 and DUF1553 domain-containing protein, whose product MLVRTLPIRWMACWCATLFFAGQSTQTLIATELPNGTQLEKVDFERHVMGLLSKTGCNNGSCHGSFQGKNGFRLSLFGLDADRDYNALTRELHGRRANVRQPDESLLLQKAAGLTSHDGGIRFTRDSWQYGVIREWIAQGMPRSKEGSEIRELTIDPPLYMILQPGQSSQVRVTARFADGSKEDVTPFCDFRMQDDAVANVNVAGGIEAKQPGDSGFNVLYRGKVASIRVLVASSGKQNADFAQFAHNAIDKEVNNKLRLLNVAPSGLTDDADFLRRVTIDTIGALPSPDEIRKFLADRSPDKRARKIEELLKHPLHGAIWATKFSDITGNNTLTLEQPAPLQVPRSQQWHDWFRVRIEQNMPYDQIVKGVLTATSLEGQSEKEWIAQTNKIDEDALKSMDTSEYAKRKTLDLFWRTRQAVPSNIWGEKVAAAFLGVRLECAQCHKHPTDQWTQADYRSFANIFSNVTFSTNQYSSSELRQMVVAENKKRTEANKDPKNRNNLITLREMFVAAEPVRGNRLMTDPDTDKPLTPKAIAGPEFPAAKGVDLRVSLFDWMASPENPFFARSFVNRVWAHYFGVGIVDPVDDFSQANPPTNAALLDLLATEFVKSGYDIRKLETLILNSHTYQRTSKPNESNKFDTRNYSHGYIRPMMAEVVVDIINDAIGVTETLPSNLPKDKRITEIGTTQLGNQNIAYVLQIFGRPPRTTACDCERAMDPALPQTLFRMTDTTLLRKMTVKSNRLWTLLNDKSMNDEQVFTELVLGILSRYPTADEMQLLAKFREREPDRAAAFNDIFWALLNTREFILNH is encoded by the coding sequence ATGCTCGTTCGCACGTTACCTATCCGCTGGATGGCCTGCTGGTGTGCTACACTGTTTTTCGCTGGCCAATCGACGCAAACGCTTATTGCTACGGAACTTCCGAACGGTACACAATTAGAGAAGGTTGATTTTGAGCGCCATGTGATGGGGTTGCTCAGTAAAACCGGTTGCAACAATGGCTCGTGCCACGGATCTTTTCAAGGGAAAAATGGCTTCCGGCTTTCCCTTTTTGGTCTGGATGCGGATCGGGACTACAACGCACTGACGCGGGAACTACACGGCCGCCGTGCCAATGTGCGACAACCGGATGAGAGTTTGCTGCTGCAAAAAGCAGCCGGCTTAACCTCTCACGATGGGGGGATTCGTTTTACCCGCGATTCCTGGCAGTATGGTGTGATCCGGGAGTGGATTGCTCAGGGAATGCCCCGCTCGAAAGAGGGTAGCGAAATCCGCGAACTGACCATTGATCCGCCTTTGTATATGATTCTGCAGCCCGGCCAGTCTTCTCAGGTGCGGGTGACTGCACGGTTTGCCGATGGATCGAAAGAAGATGTAACACCTTTCTGCGATTTTCGCATGCAGGACGACGCGGTAGCAAACGTGAATGTTGCGGGTGGGATCGAGGCAAAACAGCCCGGCGATTCAGGTTTCAATGTACTTTATCGTGGCAAAGTGGCGTCGATTCGGGTGCTGGTAGCTTCTTCGGGCAAACAGAATGCCGATTTTGCCCAGTTTGCCCATAATGCCATTGATAAAGAAGTAAACAACAAATTACGGTTATTAAATGTCGCCCCCAGTGGTTTGACGGATGATGCTGATTTTCTACGTCGTGTGACGATCGATACGATAGGCGCACTGCCCAGCCCGGATGAGATACGTAAGTTTCTGGCCGATCGGTCACCGGATAAGCGGGCCAGGAAGATTGAAGAATTACTGAAGCACCCACTGCATGGAGCAATCTGGGCGACGAAGTTCTCCGATATCACAGGGAACAACACGCTGACACTCGAACAGCCCGCACCGCTGCAGGTGCCACGCAGCCAGCAGTGGCACGACTGGTTCCGGGTGCGTATTGAACAGAACATGCCTTACGACCAGATTGTGAAGGGAGTTCTGACAGCAACCAGTCTTGAAGGTCAAAGTGAAAAAGAGTGGATTGCTCAAACGAATAAAATTGATGAAGATGCCCTGAAAAGCATGGATACCTCCGAATATGCCAAACGGAAAACGCTCGACCTGTTCTGGCGTACCCGTCAGGCGGTGCCTTCCAATATCTGGGGTGAAAAAGTAGCTGCGGCTTTCCTGGGCGTGCGGTTGGAATGTGCCCAGTGCCATAAACACCCCACAGACCAGTGGACCCAGGCCGATTATCGGTCGTTTGCCAACATTTTTTCGAATGTTACTTTCTCAACCAACCAGTACTCCTCATCTGAGTTGCGACAAATGGTAGTTGCAGAAAATAAAAAACGTACCGAGGCCAACAAAGACCCGAAAAATCGTAACAATCTGATCACCCTGCGGGAAATGTTTGTTGCTGCTGAGCCAGTACGTGGCAACCGCTTGATGACCGATCCTGATACTGATAAGCCACTAACGCCCAAAGCGATTGCTGGCCCGGAGTTTCCTGCTGCCAAAGGGGTTGATCTGCGGGTCTCACTGTTTGACTGGATGGCTTCTCCAGAAAACCCATTTTTTGCCCGTAGCTTTGTCAACCGAGTCTGGGCTCATTATTTCGGTGTGGGGATCGTCGATCCTGTCGATGATTTTTCACAGGCAAATCCCCCTACGAACGCTGCGTTGCTGGATCTGTTGGCTACTGAATTTGTGAAAAGCGGTTACGATATCCGGAAACTTGAAACACTGATTCTCAACAGCCATACGTATCAACGGACATCCAAGCCGAATGAATCGAACAAGTTCGACACAAGAAATTACTCCCACGGCTACATTCGCCCAATGATGGCAGAAGTGGTAGTCGATATTATCAATGATGCAATTGGAGTGACGGAAACGCTGCCAAGCAATCTTCCAAAAGACAAACGGATTACGGAAATCGGCACCACCCAGCTTGGGAATCAGAATATTGCCTACGTGCTACAGATTTTTGGCCGCCCACCTCGTACTACTGCGTGTGACTGTGAACGAGCGATGGATCCAGCACTCCCACAAACGTTGTTCCGGATGACCGATACCACTCTGTTACGCAAAATGACCGTGAAATCGAATCGTTTGTGGACATTACTGAACGATAAATCGATGAACGATGAACAGGTCTTTACCGAACTGGTATTGGGTATCCTGTCGCGTTATCCCACCGCCGATGAGATGCAATTACTGGCTAAATTCCGCGAGCGGGAACCAGACCGTGCTGCGGCTTTCAACGATATTTTCTGGGCGCTGTTAAACACTCGGGAATTCATTCTTAACCACTGA
- a CDS encoding protoglobin family protein: protein MKTIDENRLESDLEYRVQYLAEFMGFGDADIAIIHGAAPLLGPLVPGLVDAVYEKLFTYNATKRHFVPKQSGYEGAVPTDLASLTVDHEMVKFRKQHLSKYLEALVTRPYDAKMFLYLDKVGQIHTPQAGNPEINVPLVQMNALMGFVADAVTNTIFNLKLDRDAEISAIRAFQKLLWVQNDLIVRHYAK, encoded by the coding sequence ATGAAAACCATCGATGAAAACCGTCTTGAAAGCGATTTGGAGTATCGAGTTCAGTATCTTGCAGAGTTCATGGGTTTCGGTGATGCAGATATTGCGATCATCCACGGTGCAGCCCCCCTGTTGGGACCACTGGTACCTGGTTTGGTGGATGCTGTTTATGAGAAATTATTCACGTATAATGCCACTAAACGGCACTTTGTTCCAAAACAATCTGGTTATGAAGGTGCAGTGCCCACCGATCTTGCATCACTGACTGTCGATCATGAGATGGTAAAGTTCCGCAAGCAGCACCTCAGCAAATATCTGGAAGCGTTGGTTACACGCCCGTACGATGCAAAAATGTTTCTTTATCTCGATAAAGTGGGGCAAATTCATACCCCGCAGGCAGGTAATCCGGAAATTAATGTCCCACTGGTACAGATGAACGCACTAATGGGTTTTGTTGCCGATGCAGTCACCAACACGATTTTCAATTTAAAGCTGGATCGAGATGCAGAAATCAGTGCGATCCGAGCCTTTCAAAAGTTGCTCTGGGTACAAAATGACCTGATTGTTCGGCATTACGCGAAATAA